From the Acidimicrobiia bacterium genome, the window CGCCTTCGATGATGGAGAGTCCTACTTTGTGCCCGGCAGCCTTCAATGCGGCCGCGAAGTCGATGGTGAACCGCTGAGGGACCGTTCCGTCTGCCGTTCCCTGGAGCAAGTGGATAGGCAACGAGATGCGCCGATCGACGTAGGAGTAGGGATTGCCGGCGCTCCAGGCTTCCGCCGCTTCGGTCCGGGATCCTCCGAAGAACGGGATGAGCAGCGGAGAGAACTGGTCGGAGTCGTAGGGTCCGGCGATGCCGACGAACGCATCGGGGAGGCCGGACCCGGCGGCCAGGCAGTCACCGTCGAACTCGTCGCCGGCGAGGGCGACGACGGCTGCGAGATGGGCCCCGGCCGAATAGCCGGCCAGGGTCACGGACGAAGTCTTGCCCCCGTAATCCTGTGCCGTGGCGCGTGCGAACCGGACGCCGCAGGCGACGTCCTCATAGGCAGTCGGATACGATCCGCCCAGTGCCATCGTCCTGTATGAGATGTTGTAAACCAATGATCCCGCGGTAGCCAGCAGGCCGGCCAGTTCGGAAACATCAGCGCGCTCTCCGCCTACCCAGCCTCCACCGTGAACGAGAACTGTCACGGGCCACGGCCCCTCACCTCCCGGTTGGAGCACGTCGAGTACGAGCAAGTCGGTGAACGGAATCCGGGCGAAGGTGGTGTAGGGCGTGCCGGCGGGGATCGTCGATGGAGACGGCGTCGGTTCGGCAGTCGTTGATGCAGTAGGCGATGTCGCGGGAACCGCACTTTCCGCGCAGGCGGCTGCGAGGACCAACAGCGCGAAGACGGTCGGAAAGATCTTCACGGGTTCAGCCGGTTTCGAGCCGGGAGGCGGCAGCCTCGTCCACGAACCACACCACGTCGCCGGCAGCCTCCGCCACGACCGCCGAAGGCAGTTTGTCCCCACCGAGAACTCGGGCGAGAACGTCGGCCTTGGCCTCGCCGGCCACGAGGAAGACCGTATGCCGGCAACGACGGAGGAGTGGAACTGTCGCGGTCAACCGCCAGCCCCGCCCGGGGACATGGTTGGCCACGTAGTCGGCGTCCGTTTCGGCGAGTGCCGCGGTCCCCGGGAACAGGGAAGCCGTGTGGCCGTCGTCGCCCATACCGAGCACGACGATATCCGGGTGATCGCCCAGGATCCTCTGGAGAGTCCGTGCGTATTCTTCAGCGGCGGCGTGAGGCGGACGACCCTTCTCCCACCGGATGCCGTGGAAGACGGCAGGTACGTGATCGAGCAGTTCCTCGCGTGCCATTCGCTCGTTCGACTCTTCGTGATCCGGGGCTACCCAGCGCTCGTCGCCGAGCCACAGATCGACGCGCGACCAATCGATCTGCGCAGCGCGCAGCTCCCGGTAAGTCGCGCGCGGCGTCGAGCCGCCGGCGAGGCCCAGCGTGACTCGCGGACCGGACGATTGCAGGATCAACCCGGCTATGTGAGCGGCAGCCGATCGAGCGAGCTCGCCGGGATCTGTAGCGATTACAACACGCATGCGGGCACCCTAACCCCGTTTTCGGGCGAGGATCCCACCCGATATGGGGTGATTCCCGCCCGCAGACTGCAACCGGTTGCCTATTCTCGCCCGATGGCGCATGTTGATCCGATTCTCGAGGAACTCACCGGTCCCGGCCAGCTATTCGAAATCGAGGAGGCCGTCGTCCACGGTCACTCGATGCGGGTCTACAAGAACCGTCCGCGCAACCTGCGCGATCTGCTTGCGATAGGGATGAGCCACGGAGATATCGAATACCTGGTGCAGGGCGACGTCCGCTACACGTTCCCGCAGGCGATCGCCAGGGCGCTCAGTGTCGCCGGCGCTCTTCACGACCGGTTCGATGTCGAGCCGGGCGACCGGGTCGCCGTTGTCGGGGCCAATGCTCCCGACTGGGTTGTCGCATACTGGGCGGTGATCGCGGCCCAGGGGATCGTTGTTCCGTTCAACGCCTGGTGGAAGGCCGCGGAGCTCCAGTTCGGCATCGAAGATTCCGGTACGTCACTGGTGCTC encodes:
- the pgl gene encoding 6-phosphogluconolactonase is translated as MRVVIATDPGELARSAAAHIAGLILQSSGPRVTLGLAGGSTPRATYRELRAAQIDWSRVDLWLGDERWVAPDHEESNERMAREELLDHVPAVFHGIRWEKGRPPHAAAEEYARTLQRILGDHPDIVVLGMGDDGHTASLFPGTAALAETDADYVANHVPGRGWRLTATVPLLRRCRHTVFLVAGEAKADVLARVLGGDKLPSAVVAEAAGDVVWFVDEAAASRLETG
- a CDS encoding alpha/beta hydrolase; protein product: MKIFPTVFALLVLAAACAESAVPATSPTASTTAEPTPSPSTIPAGTPYTTFARIPFTDLLVLDVLQPGGEGPWPVTVLVHGGGWVGGERADVSELAGLLATAGSLVYNISYRTMALGGSYPTAYEDVACGVRFARATAQDYGGKTSSVTLAGYSAGAHLAAVVALAGDEFDGDCLAAGSGLPDAFVGIAGPYDSDQFSPLLIPFFGGSRTEAAEAWSAGNPYSYVDRRISLPIHLLQGTADGTVPQRFTIDFAAALKAAGHKVGLSIIEGAGHRDMVDPAASGPVAVETVLGLLP
- a CDS encoding class I adenylate-forming enzyme family protein → MAHVDPILEELTGPGQLFEIEEAVVHGHSMRVYKNRPRNLRDLLAIGMSHGDIEYLVQGDVRYTFPQAIARALSVAGALHDRFDVEPGDRVAVVGANAPDWVVAYWAVIAAQGIVVPFNAWWKAAELQFGIEDSGTSLVLCDARRAVTVVEAGFPADRIVVWGRGERPKGTTSIEELAAGEPAALDFAEARGEDEVAGLFYTSGTTGKPKGSANTHHNIITN